A single Seriola aureovittata isolate HTS-2021-v1 ecotype China chromosome 19, ASM2101889v1, whole genome shotgun sequence DNA region contains:
- the atp5mj gene encoding ATP synthase subunit ATP5MPL, mitochondrial — MAGRMFANWWAKMGPYYTKAYPEMWVGLGIMTYLYYKVSYGGKKAVKAKPAH; from the exons ATGGCTGGACGTATGTTTGCAAATTGGTGGGCCAAGATGGGCCCTTACTACACAAAGGCATACCCTGAGATGTGGGTTGGTCTTGGCATCATGACTTACCTGTACTACAAAGTTTCCTATGGGG GCAAGAAGGCTGTGAAGGCCA AGCCTGCCCATTGA